Proteins encoded by one window of Archaeoglobus veneficus SNP6:
- a CDS encoding CBS domain-containing protein: protein MRIGDVMVRDVVSVDYKTPVKDVCKIMGEKKIGSVIVTRDGKAFGIFTERDLLSKVLLEGSLDEEVGKYASTPLIVITPDYDVREAARIMADMKIKRLVVMEDEEVKGIFTSADLARVIAESSFEG, encoded by the coding sequence ATGAGGATAGGGGATGTGATGGTGAGAGATGTAGTTTCTGTGGATTACAAAACGCCTGTGAAAGATGTCTGCAAGATAATGGGTGAAAAGAAAATAGGCAGCGTTATTGTCACGAGAGATGGTAAGGCTTTTGGAATCTTTACCGAGAGGGATTTGCTTTCCAAGGTTTTGCTTGAAGGGAGTCTCGACGAGGAGGTTGGAAAATACGCCTCAACACCTCTCATTGTCATCACTCCTGACTACGATGTTAGAGAAGCGGCGAGAATAATGGCGGACATGAAGATAAAGAGACTCGTTGTCATGGAAGACGAGGAGGTCAAGGGAATCTTCACATCCGCTGACCTTGCGAGGGTGATTGCAGAATCGTCTTTTGAGGGCTGA
- the trmY gene encoding tRNA (pseudouridine(54)-N(1))-methyltransferase TrmY has product MRAFLIVGNKAVTKPFNLNDLAGGAGRMDLLCRCVAQALFISHGIRKDVEVYLLLLGPPEPPKAILIKGSEVRYMAPDERNIAGIIRKALSVEAGKQWHKSSPGVYVAKKGLEELLDEIPYRIVYLREDGEDIREVAPQIYDVLFVLGDHIGLGEDDEKIVVEKAWKIVSVSPLSLQADQCIVIVHYELDRITGTS; this is encoded by the coding sequence ATGAGAGCGTTCCTTATAGTTGGCAACAAGGCTGTTACAAAGCCTTTCAACCTGAATGACCTTGCCGGAGGAGCTGGCAGGATGGATCTGCTCTGCAGGTGCGTTGCGCAAGCCCTCTTTATATCCCACGGGATTAGAAAGGATGTGGAAGTGTATCTGCTCCTTCTCGGCCCGCCAGAGCCACCAAAGGCAATACTGATAAAGGGAAGTGAAGTTCGCTACATGGCTCCCGATGAAAGAAACATAGCCGGGATAATAAGAAAGGCTCTCAGCGTTGAGGCAGGAAAGCAATGGCATAAAAGCAGCCCCGGGGTTTACGTTGCCAAGAAGGGGCTTGAGGAACTCCTTGACGAAATACCTTACCGAATTGTTTACCTGAGGGAGGATGGAGAGGACATAAGGGAAGTAGCACCTCAGATCTATGATGTTTTATTCGTGCTGGGTGACCACATCGGGCTCGGAGAGGATGATGAAAAGATTGTCGTGGAAAAGGCCTGGAAAATCGTGAGTGTGTCACCTCTCAGCCTTCAGGCTGACCAGTGCATAGTG